Proteins from a single region of Sneathiella aquimaris:
- the modA gene encoding molybdate ABC transporter substrate-binding protein, producing the protein MKKTVSFPATSGSRLILFALSVFCIVGAIFPANAEQTSRLYVAVASNFLAPAKKIAAAFEQSTGQKVTLSFGSTGKFYAQIINGAPFQVFLSADQNAIDQLINKNQTSANDRFTYAIGKLSLFSADPSFIQKDPAASLTDSAFKRLAVANPNTAPYGRAAFEAIESLGLTAALVNKIVMGENISQTFQFVATRNATAGFVALSQIIHLNSGSRWIVPTEYYKPIKQDAAILEKGRNSPAARSFFEFLKSKTSQDIIQQYGYGTDLKSEN; encoded by the coding sequence ATGAAAAAAACAGTCTCATTCCCAGCCACGTCAGGGTCCCGGCTCATTTTGTTTGCCCTATCCGTTTTTTGTATTGTTGGCGCTATTTTTCCGGCAAATGCAGAACAAACAAGCAGATTATATGTCGCTGTTGCTTCAAATTTTCTGGCCCCCGCCAAGAAAATTGCCGCGGCCTTTGAGCAAAGTACCGGTCAAAAGGTCACCTTAAGCTTTGGTTCCACGGGGAAGTTTTACGCCCAGATCATCAACGGCGCGCCCTTTCAGGTTTTCCTGTCAGCGGACCAAAATGCGATCGATCAGTTAATTAATAAAAACCAGACATCGGCCAATGACCGCTTTACCTATGCGATTGGAAAATTGTCGCTATTTAGTGCTGACCCATCATTTATCCAGAAGGATCCCGCAGCCTCTTTAACCGATAGCGCCTTCAAAAGGCTTGCTGTTGCCAACCCGAACACAGCCCCCTATGGCCGGGCCGCTTTTGAAGCGATTGAAAGTCTTGGACTAACGGCAGCGCTGGTAAACAAGATTGTGATGGGCGAAAATATTAGCCAAACCTTTCAATTTGTTGCGACCCGCAATGCAACGGCTGGCTTTGTCGCGCTTTCCCAGATTATTCATCTGAATAGTGGCTCCCGGTGGATCGTTCCGACCGAATACTACAAGCCGATAAAACAGGATGCGGCCATTCTGGAAAAAGGGAGGAACAGTCCGGCGGCACGGTCTTTTTTCGAATTCCTGAAATCTAAAACAAGTCAGGACATTATCCAGCAGTATGGGTATGGTACTGATCTGAAGAGCGAAAATTAG
- a CDS encoding alpha/beta hydrolase, whose amino-acid sequence MPDVIFNGPEGRLEGRYHHSDEPNAPLALILHPHPQFGGTMNNKVVYHQFTTFKNRGFSVLRFNFRGVGRSQGDYDQGIGELSDAAAALDWMQTHNPNAPAVWIAGFSFGAWIGMQLLMRRPEIEGFISIAPPANMYDFSFLAPCPSSGIIIHGTRDMQVPQKDVLKLVEKLQSQKGITIHHDEVEGADHFFEKTLPNLMESVDGYLDMRLNGAEED is encoded by the coding sequence ATGCCTGACGTAATTTTTAACGGACCAGAAGGCCGCCTCGAAGGCCGATATCACCATTCAGATGAGCCGAATGCTCCTCTCGCCTTGATCCTTCATCCTCACCCGCAGTTTGGTGGAACGATGAATAACAAGGTTGTTTATCACCAGTTTACAACGTTCAAAAACCGGGGCTTCTCAGTCCTGCGTTTTAACTTCCGTGGTGTTGGACGCAGTCAGGGGGACTACGATCAGGGAATTGGTGAACTATCTGATGCCGCAGCAGCCCTCGACTGGATGCAGACACATAACCCAAATGCCCCAGCGGTGTGGATTGCAGGATTTTCATTTGGCGCGTGGATTGGCATGCAGCTTTTAATGCGGCGTCCCGAGATTGAAGGCTTTATCTCGATTGCTCCGCCCGCGAACATGTATGATTTTTCATTCCTCGCACCTTGCCCGTCTTCCGGAATTATCATTCATGGTACCCGCGATATGCAGGTCCCGCAAAAGGATGTGTTGAAACTTGTTGAAAAACTGCAGTCTCAAAAGGGTATCACCATTCATCATGATGAAGTTGAAGGCGCAGATCACTTCTTTGAAAAAACGCTGCCTAATCTGATGGAATCTGTGGATGGCTATCTGGACATGCGATTAAATGGCGCTGAAGAAGACTAG
- the cysE gene encoding serine O-acetyltransferase yields MFKHISEDLAGIMERDPAARSKFEVALLYSGFHSVLFHRVAHWLWKRNWKILARLISQVSRFLTNIEIHPGATIGKKLFIDHGSGVVIGETAEIGDGVTLYQSVTLGGVSPSVDSDSQRNVKRHPTLCDNVIVGSGAQVLGPITVGRCARVGAASVVTKDVPECVTVVGSPARAVTGRKHSGPDERFAAYGIGNDELPDPVFKILDGLLDKVQSLSMRVNELESELDQERNAPVLLAEDLDIKIEEDLKPDQDVKG; encoded by the coding sequence ATGTTCAAGCATATTAGCGAAGATCTTGCTGGTATTATGGAAAGAGACCCGGCCGCTCGCTCTAAATTTGAGGTGGCGCTGCTCTATTCTGGCTTCCACTCAGTGCTGTTTCACCGTGTTGCTCACTGGCTCTGGAAACGGAACTGGAAGATCCTTGCACGTCTCATTTCGCAAGTGAGTCGCTTCCTGACAAATATCGAAATTCATCCAGGCGCGACGATCGGTAAGAAACTGTTTATTGATCACGGTTCCGGGGTCGTGATTGGCGAAACTGCTGAGATTGGTGACGGTGTCACGCTTTACCAAAGTGTAACATTGGGGGGTGTTTCCCCCTCCGTTGATTCTGACTCGCAACGAAATGTAAAACGGCATCCGACCCTTTGCGACAACGTAATTGTCGGGTCCGGTGCCCAGGTTTTGGGACCAATAACAGTAGGGCGTTGCGCCCGTGTCGGTGCGGCCTCGGTTGTGACGAAAGATGTTCCCGAATGTGTGACCGTAGTGGGGTCTCCTGCCCGGGCAGTTACGGGCCGAAAACACTCTGGACCAGATGAGAGATTCGCAGCTTACGGTATTGGGAACGATGAATTGCCCGATCCGGTTTTCAAAATCCTGGACGGTTTGCTGGATAAAGTTCAGTCTTTGTCGATGCGCGTTAATGAACTTGAGTCTGAATTGGATCAGGAACGAAACGCCCCTGTCCTGTTAGCCGAAGATCTGGATATCAAGATCGAAGAGGATCTTAAACCAGATCAGGATGTTAAAGGCTGA
- a CDS encoding cysteine desulfurase family protein, with protein MKKTVYLDYNATAPIRSDVITCVSTVMAEWGNPSSVHAAGRKARGRVETARRQVAQLVGCKPQEVIFTSGGTEANNLALKGFPAHQWIVSRAEHDSVLAMATDHDVLLVDLESSGKLDLQDLKEKLTAASGLALVSVMYANNETGVLQPLREIVELVHEFGGIVHTDAIQAAGKIPIDFKAVGADMMSLSAHKIGGPQGQGALIVREGLAIKSVQKGGGQELGRRGGTENVAGIAGFGVAADWALQELSGLSEIRELRDEMEKSICDAVPDVRIYGVEQSRLPNTSCLSMPGVSAQLQVMNFDLEGFAVSAGSACSSGKVKASHVLRAMGATETEADQAIRISLGRLTKRAEIDTFIETWKKIYRSKSK; from the coding sequence ATGAAAAAAACAGTCTATCTGGATTATAACGCGACGGCTCCCATCCGCTCGGACGTGATTACGTGTGTGTCTACGGTGATGGCCGAATGGGGCAACCCTTCCTCGGTCCATGCGGCTGGCAGAAAGGCGAGGGGGCGTGTGGAAACGGCCCGTCGTCAAGTCGCCCAATTGGTGGGCTGCAAGCCTCAGGAAGTGATATTCACATCCGGCGGCACCGAAGCCAATAATCTGGCATTGAAAGGGTTCCCTGCCCATCAATGGATTGTTAGTCGGGCCGAACACGACTCTGTATTGGCCATGGCGACGGACCATGATGTCCTTCTGGTGGATCTGGAGTCCTCTGGCAAACTTGATCTTCAGGATTTGAAAGAGAAATTAACGGCGGCCAGCGGGCTTGCACTTGTTTCTGTCATGTATGCGAATAATGAAACGGGTGTCCTGCAACCCCTCCGTGAAATTGTCGAACTTGTTCATGAATTCGGTGGCATTGTTCATACCGATGCCATTCAGGCGGCTGGGAAAATTCCGATTGATTTTAAGGCGGTAGGGGCCGACATGATGTCCTTGTCCGCTCACAAGATCGGGGGGCCTCAAGGGCAGGGCGCATTGATCGTTCGGGAAGGTTTAGCCATTAAATCAGTGCAAAAAGGGGGTGGTCAGGAACTTGGACGCCGGGGAGGGACGGAAAATGTGGCCGGAATTGCCGGTTTTGGCGTAGCGGCAGACTGGGCCTTGCAAGAGCTTTCCGGCCTGAGCGAAATTCGCGAACTGCGAGATGAAATGGAAAAAAGCATTTGCGATGCGGTGCCGGATGTCCGTATTTATGGTGTAGAACAATCAAGGCTTCCCAATACAAGCTGCCTGTCAATGCCGGGGGTTTCGGCGCAGTTGCAGGTAATGAATTTTGATTTAGAAGGCTTCGCAGTAAGCGCCGGATCAGCTTGTTCGAGCGGAAAAGTAAAGGCTAGTCACGTGCTGAGGGCGATGGGTGCAACGGAAACGGAGGCTGATCAGGCGATCCGAATTAGTTTGGGACGCTTGACGAAACGCGCTGAGATAGACACATTCATAGAAACTTGGAAAAAAATCTACCGGTCCAAGTCAAAGTAG
- a CDS encoding ferredoxin family 2Fe-2S iron-sulfur cluster binding protein, translating to MPKMTFVKPNGDRLEVEAPLGVSILEIAQQNGLDLEGACEGSLACSTCHIIVDAEDFDRLMDATDDEEDMLDLAYGLTATSRLGCQILMSEELDGLIVSLPTKSNNMML from the coding sequence ATGCCGAAAATGACATTTGTAAAACCTAATGGTGATCGGCTGGAAGTGGAGGCGCCATTAGGTGTCTCAATTCTGGAAATTGCTCAGCAAAACGGGCTTGATCTGGAAGGTGCCTGTGAAGGCAGCCTTGCTTGTTCCACATGCCATATCATTGTGGATGCCGAAGACTTTGACCGTTTGATGGATGCAACGGACGATGAAGAAGATATGCTGGACCTTGCCTATGGTTTAACAGCGACCTCGCGTTTGGGATGTCAGATTTTGATGTCTGAAGAGTTGGATGGCCTTATTGTCAGCTTGCCAACCAAATCAAACAATATGATGCTTTAA
- the tenA gene encoding thiaminase II: MSFFTRLRDDNADIWSRYVGHPFVQGLQDGTLPKPAFEYYLKQDYLFLIQFAKAYALAAYKSDTLDQMKAATATVSALIDTEMALHIEYCAQWGISEKEMQEIAEDPQNMAYTRYVLEKGHSGDILDLYVALSPCVIGYGEIGKLLGQSARTKREGNPYLPWIEMYAGDDYQAVFRSAIEQLDGLAEERLTPARYASLSKTFAEATRLEVGFWQMGLDVLKS; encoded by the coding sequence ATGTCCTTTTTCACAAGATTACGAGACGATAACGCTGATATCTGGTCGCGTTATGTTGGTCATCCTTTTGTTCAGGGTTTGCAGGATGGTACCTTGCCGAAACCGGCTTTCGAGTATTATCTGAAACAGGATTATCTTTTCTTGATCCAGTTTGCGAAGGCATATGCCTTGGCGGCGTATAAATCAGACACGCTGGATCAAATGAAAGCAGCAACGGCAACAGTTTCTGCGCTTATCGATACAGAAATGGCCCTGCATATTGAATATTGTGCGCAATGGGGCATCTCTGAAAAAGAGATGCAGGAGATTGCAGAAGATCCGCAGAATATGGCCTATACGCGCTATGTACTGGAAAAAGGTCATTCTGGCGACATTCTTGATTTATATGTTGCCCTGTCCCCCTGTGTCATCGGGTATGGTGAAATCGGTAAGCTTTTGGGCCAGAGTGCGCGAACAAAACGCGAGGGAAATCCCTATCTTCCCTGGATAGAAATGTATGCTGGAGACGATTATCAGGCAGTTTTCAGATCCGCGATCGAACAACTGGATGGTTTGGCTGAAGAACGGCTTACACCGGCTCGTTACGCGAGTTTGAGCAAGACCTTCGCCGAAGCGACCCGTTTGGAAGTTGGCTTCTGGCAAATGGGGCTGGATGTCTTGAAGAGTTAA
- a CDS encoding phosphodiesterase, translating to MIIVQISDPHISVPDSDFEQLYQTKKRLKTAIESINRLDPKPDAIFLTGDLINCGQMDEYKILKQVLQMADIPTFLGIGNHDNRENFLASFGSEPYLSDDNFIQYSVEKQGLRMLMLDTNIENCPNGLLCAQRLDWLEKTLSEKPDMPTVIFMHHPPFKTGIVAMDRMGLNEAEKFGRVLENHPQVMRIFCGHIHRPIQSMFHGVMAQVCPSTSHRVLLHLSDEERLATTAEPPEMLLHHWDGKQLVTHSAFTDDFPVLWELEGALY from the coding sequence ATGATTATTGTACAGATCAGTGACCCGCATATTTCAGTACCTGACTCTGATTTTGAACAATTGTATCAAACGAAAAAACGACTGAAAACCGCCATAGAGTCAATTAACCGGTTAGACCCAAAACCGGACGCCATATTCTTAACAGGTGATCTGATAAACTGCGGTCAGATGGACGAGTACAAGATCCTTAAACAAGTACTTCAAATGGCTGACATTCCTACGTTTTTAGGGATTGGAAATCACGACAATCGTGAAAATTTTCTCGCATCTTTTGGTTCTGAGCCTTATCTTTCGGACGACAATTTTATTCAGTATTCGGTTGAAAAACAGGGCCTTCGAATGTTGATGCTGGACACCAACATTGAAAATTGTCCCAACGGACTTCTTTGCGCGCAGCGGCTTGACTGGCTTGAAAAAACCCTTTCGGAAAAGCCGGACATGCCGACAGTAATCTTCATGCATCACCCGCCTTTTAAAACAGGGATCGTCGCGATGGATCGCATGGGATTAAACGAAGCTGAAAAATTTGGGCGGGTTCTTGAAAATCACCCTCAGGTGATGCGCATATTCTGTGGTCACATCCACCGCCCCATTCAAAGTATGTTTCATGGAGTCATGGCCCAGGTTTGCCCATCAACTTCCCATCGGGTTCTTCTTCACTTGAGTGACGAAGAACGACTTGCCACAACAGCAGAGCCGCCGGAAATGCTCCTGCACCACTGGGACGGAAAGCAACTTGTAACCCATTCAGCCTTTACTGATGATTTCCCTGTTTTATGGGAATTGGAAGGCGCGCTTTATTAA
- a CDS encoding ferredoxin--NADP reductase domain-containing protein, with protein MAGGLKAAIVGSGPAGMYTAGALNSKCPGCQIDILDKLATPYGLVRAGVAPDHQTTKNVSRAYDKIMENDNVRFVGNLGLGDDISIAMLREIYDVVVLAVGTPKDRTLGIPGEDLEGVFGAQTFVYWYNGHPEFRDAVPHLDITNAIVIGNGNVALDVARVMLRTPKEMAQSDLAEHAGEHIFSSPVRTIRIVGRRGPEHAQFSSKELSELKQMDGAIPYCDASVIPEHFNSGDKKTDKVVNTNLDLLREYSQNVPSGNARKLSLDFYLSPVAILGDDKIEAVRLEKNVIKDGKAVGTGEFVEYPCDLLVTCIGYEMTMLDGLTIEHGKIKNTEGRVDDGLYVVGWAKRGPSGTIGTNRLDSQAVVDRILKDRCDDTSSSKPGPKGLDDYVRENNIQTVSFEDWQKIDMAEKESAAGPSPRRKFVRKRDMLSLIRESNA; from the coding sequence ATGGCTGGTGGTTTAAAAGCGGCGATCGTAGGATCTGGTCCGGCGGGAATGTATACCGCTGGGGCATTGAATTCAAAATGCCCGGGATGCCAAATCGATATTCTTGATAAACTGGCGACCCCATACGGCTTGGTCAGGGCAGGCGTTGCACCAGACCATCAAACCACCAAGAACGTCTCTCGCGCTTACGACAAGATCATGGAAAATGACAATGTCAGATTTGTCGGAAATCTGGGATTGGGCGACGATATCTCGATTGCCATGTTACGAGAAATATACGATGTTGTTGTCCTTGCCGTTGGCACACCAAAAGACAGGACGCTCGGCATTCCGGGCGAAGACCTCGAAGGTGTTTTCGGGGCCCAAACCTTCGTTTACTGGTATAATGGTCACCCTGAGTTCAGGGATGCGGTTCCTCATCTGGACATTACGAACGCTATAGTCATTGGCAATGGAAATGTGGCTCTGGATGTCGCACGGGTAATGCTTAGAACGCCGAAAGAAATGGCACAATCGGATCTGGCTGAGCATGCAGGCGAACATATATTTTCAAGTCCAGTTCGAACCATTCGTATTGTCGGACGCCGTGGGCCAGAACATGCTCAATTTTCTTCCAAAGAGCTGTCAGAACTAAAACAAATGGATGGGGCCATCCCCTATTGCGATGCGTCAGTCATTCCCGAACATTTTAACTCAGGCGATAAGAAAACCGATAAGGTCGTTAATACCAACCTGGATCTCCTAAGAGAATACTCACAAAATGTTCCCTCAGGGAACGCTCGGAAACTCTCACTGGATTTTTACCTGTCTCCGGTTGCAATCCTTGGAGACGACAAAATTGAAGCCGTTCGACTGGAAAAAAATGTCATAAAAGACGGAAAAGCCGTTGGGACTGGCGAATTTGTGGAATATCCCTGCGACCTTCTCGTGACATGCATCGGGTATGAAATGACAATGCTGGACGGATTAACCATCGAGCATGGGAAAATCAAGAATACAGAAGGACGTGTTGATGACGGACTTTATGTGGTCGGCTGGGCAAAACGCGGCCCTTCTGGTACAATAGGTACAAATCGCCTTGATAGTCAGGCTGTTGTCGATCGTATTTTAAAAGATCGATGCGATGATACAAGCTCTTCCAAACCCGGACCGAAAGGTCTTGATGACTATGTCCGCGAAAACAACATCCAAACAGTCTCTTTCGAAGACTGGCAAAAAATTGATATGGCGGAGAAAGAATCTGCGGCGGGCCCCTCGCCCAGACGCAAATTTGTCCGCAAACGCGACATGTTATCGCTCATCCGTGAAAGTAACGCCTGA
- the paaX gene encoding phenylacetic acid degradation operon negative regulatory protein PaaX: MSLTELIDNLPSSLHLKARSLLVTVWGDSVAPHGGTVWLGSLIDLVNDLGLNERVVRTSVFRLKQDQLLDSHQIGRKSYYTLTRTGEHRFEEATKRIYRLAGPNWDESWTLVFTERRALSDEKRKQLQVELGWQGFGDLGSGIFAHPGGELSALQQLLKDLEIENHVAVLKATNLSAFKGTPLKVLVQKGWDIDKIEEGYKEFIRNFTPILKGLSAHPQLNAKNCFIVRTLLVHDYRRALLKDPLLPEVLLPTGWSGNEARLLFKDIYLAVWEKAEEHLLKTLETNTGKLPEASEEFLTRFEGLRKTT; this comes from the coding sequence GTGTCCTTAACTGAATTAATCGACAACCTGCCCAGTTCCCTTCATTTGAAAGCCCGTTCCCTGCTCGTCACCGTTTGGGGCGACTCCGTTGCTCCTCATGGCGGCACCGTTTGGCTGGGAAGCCTCATCGATCTGGTAAACGATCTGGGTCTGAATGAGCGAGTGGTCAGAACCTCTGTCTTCAGACTTAAACAGGATCAGCTTCTGGACAGTCATCAGATAGGACGCAAAAGCTACTACACACTAACCCGAACGGGCGAACATCGTTTCGAGGAAGCGACAAAAAGGATCTACCGACTGGCCGGTCCAAACTGGGATGAAAGCTGGACACTGGTCTTTACAGAACGGCGTGCTTTGTCAGATGAGAAGCGGAAACAGTTACAGGTTGAGTTGGGATGGCAGGGGTTTGGTGATCTCGGATCCGGTATTTTTGCCCATCCGGGCGGAGAGTTAAGCGCCCTTCAACAACTGCTGAAAGACCTGGAAATCGAAAATCATGTGGCTGTCCTGAAAGCCACAAATCTTTCCGCTTTCAAAGGGACCCCTTTAAAGGTTCTTGTCCAAAAAGGGTGGGACATTGATAAAATTGAAGAAGGTTACAAAGAGTTTATCAGGAATTTTACGCCTATTTTAAAGGGTTTGTCCGCACACCCACAATTAAACGCAAAAAATTGTTTTATTGTTCGCACGCTTCTGGTGCATGATTATCGAAGAGCATTGCTGAAAGATCCATTGCTGCCAGAGGTACTGTTGCCAACAGGATGGAGCGGAAACGAAGCACGACTGCTGTTTAAGGACATTTACCTTGCAGTTTGGGAGAAAGCTGAAGAGCATTTACTGAAGACATTGGAAACTAATACCGGAAAGTTACCCGAAGCGTCAGAAGAGTTTCTTACACGGTTCGAGGGACTAAGAAAAACAACCTAA
- a CDS encoding DUF4269 domain-containing protein, with product MSLRYEQAETLLSAIGVYTTLAEFDPLFTGTMPIDVDIETSDIDVICQVEDHLAFERLLQENYGDQEGFFFSLAENAAGYSLCRFRCLSFDLEIYGQNIPIKKQNAWRHMEAERKLLVIGGEDAKARIRALKRSGLKTEPAFARYFALSGDPYQRLLDFSDMSVSQVMSALST from the coding sequence ATGTCCCTTCGGTATGAACAGGCCGAAACGCTGTTAAGTGCGATTGGCGTTTATACGACCCTTGCAGAATTTGACCCGCTTTTCACCGGGACGATGCCCATTGATGTGGATATTGAAACCAGTGATATTGATGTTATTTGCCAAGTGGAAGATCACCTTGCCTTTGAGAGGCTTCTGCAGGAAAATTATGGCGATCAGGAAGGGTTTTTCTTTTCTTTGGCCGAAAATGCAGCGGGATATAGCCTATGTCGATTTCGCTGTCTTTCCTTTGATCTTGAAATTTATGGCCAAAACATACCGATAAAAAAACAAAATGCATGGCGCCATATGGAAGCAGAGCGCAAATTACTGGTGATCGGCGGCGAGGACGCCAAAGCAAGGATCCGCGCCTTAAAAAGATCCGGCTTGAAGACTGAGCCTGCCTTCGCCCGCTATTTTGCCTTGTCGGGAGACCCTTACCAGCGACTATTGGACTTTAGTGATATGAGTGTCTCCCAGGTTATGTCGGCGTTATCAACCTAG
- a CDS encoding HalD/BesD family halogenase, with amino-acid sequence MDLKEIVDFKKYDITDPKFQTRAQQILEEKGALVLPDFMKTAAVEAVRAQSEADKDKAYFCVQEHNVYLTPPDNKYDMRHPRNRNVISSKGCITDDIVPQASPLRTMYDAAEFQEFLCAVLNEAALFPYADPLSSINVHYASNGQELGWHFDNSSFATTLMIQKPEAGGTFDYVENVRDADAGEMNFDAVEQVLDGKVDYKQLSMEPGTLVLFRGRNALHRVAPVIGDKTRILVVLAYNAQPGIALSESARKTFYGRLG; translated from the coding sequence ATGGACCTAAAAGAAATCGTCGATTTTAAAAAATACGATATCACAGACCCGAAGTTTCAAACGCGCGCCCAACAAATACTGGAAGAAAAAGGGGCCCTTGTTCTTCCTGACTTTATGAAAACGGCGGCAGTTGAGGCGGTCCGGGCCCAATCGGAAGCCGATAAAGACAAAGCCTATTTCTGCGTGCAGGAACATAATGTTTACCTGACACCGCCTGACAACAAATACGATATGAGGCATCCGCGAAACAGAAACGTTATTTCCTCAAAAGGCTGCATTACAGATGATATCGTCCCGCAAGCGTCCCCTTTGAGAACAATGTATGATGCGGCCGAGTTTCAAGAGTTCCTGTGTGCTGTTCTGAACGAAGCGGCGCTCTTTCCCTACGCAGACCCTTTGTCGTCTATAAATGTGCATTATGCCAGCAATGGTCAGGAACTCGGGTGGCATTTTGATAATTCCTCTTTTGCAACCACCTTAATGATCCAGAAACCAGAAGCTGGTGGCACCTTTGACTATGTCGAAAATGTCCGTGATGCGGATGCTGGCGAGATGAATTTCGATGCCGTGGAACAAGTGCTGGACGGAAAAGTCGATTATAAACAACTATCCATGGAGCCCGGAACATTGGTCCTGTTCAGAGGGCGCAACGCCCTGCATCGGGTCGCCCCCGTGATCGGAGATAAAACCCGGATACTGGTTGTTTTGGCGTATAACGCACAACCCGGTATTGCTCTTTCTGAATCGGCCCGTAAGACATTCTATGGCAGACTAGGTTGA
- a CDS encoding LysR family transcriptional regulator, with the protein MVRYTLKQCYYFRAVATHGGIAQAARKLSISQPAIAQAIDKLEDITGLCLFERRHAKGLILTDQGDAFLAQAEHLLQVAEATEKEIADIKAHQSGTIRIGCFQSIAPFYVARLIRRYHGIQPGITLDIRETLQGDIISDLISKDLDLAILYDLNLDPERLEWHILGRHKPYILLSATHPLAAQKKISLRSLAAEGYVLFDAPNSREYFYSVFASLQINPKVSFRATSFESVRSAVGHGLGFSLMAMRSPHSNTYDGQAVVAVEIEEDIAPITVVLAHKLGEPLGPIAQRFKAFVEAEFDKEL; encoded by the coding sequence ATGGTTCGTTATACACTGAAGCAATGCTATTATTTTCGGGCGGTCGCAACGCACGGGGGCATTGCGCAAGCGGCCCGCAAGCTGAGTATTTCACAGCCTGCCATTGCGCAGGCCATTGATAAACTTGAGGATATTACCGGTTTGTGTCTGTTTGAAAGGCGACACGCCAAAGGGCTTATATTGACCGATCAAGGGGACGCCTTTCTTGCGCAGGCGGAGCATTTATTGCAGGTTGCCGAAGCAACAGAAAAAGAGATTGCTGATATCAAAGCTCATCAATCAGGCACAATTCGAATAGGGTGCTTCCAGTCGATTGCGCCCTTTTATGTTGCACGTTTGATCCGTCGTTACCACGGCATCCAACCCGGAATTACGCTTGATATTCGGGAAACTCTGCAAGGGGATATTATTTCCGATTTGATCTCCAAAGATTTGGATCTGGCCATTTTATACGACTTGAACCTGGATCCAGAACGGCTGGAATGGCATATTTTAGGACGCCACAAACCATACATTCTATTATCAGCGACCCATCCACTTGCAGCACAAAAAAAGATATCCCTTAGATCGTTAGCAGCAGAAGGGTATGTCTTGTTTGATGCGCCGAACAGCCGGGAATATTTTTATTCGGTTTTTGCATCCCTGCAAATTAACCCCAAGGTCTCCTTTCGGGCGACGTCATTTGAAAGCGTTCGTAGTGCTGTTGGACACGGATTAGGCTTTTCGTTAATGGCTATGCGAAGCCCACATTCCAACACTTATGACGGACAAGCTGTGGTCGCCGTGGAAATCGAAGAGGATATCGCCCCCATAACGGTGGTTCTCGCCCATAAATTGGGGGAGCCACTGGGGCCAATCGCTCAGCGGTTCAAAGCGTTTGTCGAAGCCGAATTTGATAAAGAACTATAA